From the genome of Syngnathoides biaculeatus isolate LvHL_M chromosome 4, ASM1980259v1, whole genome shotgun sequence:
ATGTCAGTCTCCAATAGTTCAAGTTCAGGTCAGTTGCTACagcttgttttttgttgtggGATTTGGAACGCAACACGTGCACTTCATCCTTTCATCAATCCGTTGTTTATATTCCTGCAGCGGATGATCCAATTTTGGCCAAGAGGCAGGATGCGCCTTGGCATGGTTGCCAGATTAAcacccattcacactcacattgacGCCGATGCACAATTTCGACTTTTCAAAGAGCCTAAGAAAACACGGATTTGGAATATCCGCGGAAGGGAGCCAAATAACCTGGGCAAAAACAACTCAAGCACACGGAGGAAatacaaatgccacacaggatGACTCAAAGTCAAGAATTGAACCACGGAGCTCTCAACTGCGAGGCACACATGCAAaccactgtataaaaaaaaaaaattaccgtctggagttttttcttcagttcaaCATTTGCTTCTTTGTGGCTTTTGGATGTGGATTGCAGGTAATAAATGGCCAGCCTATAAGAAAAAGCGATGGATTACTACACTCACTGGTGATCGCATACACTGTGCAGCCAGCACACAGTATTTTTATACCTAATAATCAATATTGTAATACAAAGTTGACGTGTTATAACAAACTAACTGACTTACGCACACACTGACTATGGTGAATTTAAGCCAAGTCTACTTAACATTCTTAGctattctgattttaaaaatacacatacatTCTCCCAAATGTTGAAAGTCAAGCACTACACACGTGTGCTACATGTACAATGCGTTTTTTCAGTTGTACTCACACCATCAACAACATGAAGGGAAGCACCAGTCCCGGATTTGACGCGTAGCTGAACACCTTTCCAAACCAGGCCGGGAAGTCTAACTCGAGCATCTCGTGGATGACATCAAACATCCGACTCTTCCCGCTGCGAAGAATCAGAACGTGCATGAAAAAGCCGGAACCCGCGTTTGAATCCGGATGCGTCGTTTACCTGAACGGTCCGCAATCGAAAGACGGCGGGATGGTGACAATGGTGTACATTGCGGGCAGCGTAGACAGGAAGAGGATGACCAGCAGCATGGCCATGTAGAAGTTGTTGGAGCGAGAGGCCTTGAAGACCCGTTCCTGCGGCACGTCGCAGCACATGACGGCCCAGCACTGGAGGTACATGGACACGTGCAGTCGCAGGAGGTTCAGGGCGGGCAGGCAAGGAGCGTAGAAGGCCCCCATCCTAAAAGAAAGCAGTCACAGAACCAGCACTAAGTCGTATATgccatggccctgccggtccccaAGGCGACGCGCACCTGCCTGCGCCTCATTTCACGTAATCACGGCCTATATAAATAGGACaacacgtacggtctggcctttgccagatcgttgcctcgttcccacactctactgatcctgttcctgctctcacgtgtaccgactcctgcctgcctacgGACCTGCCTTTCGTGCTTTCATTActgctgcttccgtggactgccCGTTGGGTTCTCGACAGCGGACGGAATAAAGACGTTTCCCAAACCGCCTCTGCGCctcccgagttgtgcatttgggtccaaccccgcgttctggtcgtgacagtaTAAGATGGTTGTGAAGCGCTTACtaaatggaggggggcggggggatctCAGCAGGAGGGAATATGaaagagcaggggtgtcaaactcatttttctcgcagaAGGCCGTCATGacttgaaaccatgaaaatctttcgcctcatcatatttacacatgaaatttatgaactagttttggaattagaattcaagggtaatgggtttttcaactattgatgATGTTTGGTTACACACTCAATGTTAGCATTtataatatgacaatttgaaaatttggtacacattttaacaaaaatgatggaagttgatacacatgttgtgccataaaatcatgcggcgggccagatctggcccacgggccttgagtttgacacctgtgcgatAGATCATAAAGCAATGGAATGCGGCTGGATCAATGTGGTAATCATGGGGAGAGGGCATTCATGGGTAAAGTCCCCCAAAATATGCCCCCGCCCTCCACCACAACTCCCCAATGAGTTTGTGTGCACCCCTGCCCACGCCCCCCTCCAGTGTTGTCGTTTTCGTTTAATGGcaaacattgtttttaatctataaaaaaatgtttacaaatattaaaagattgaaaaaaaaattaaaagaaaaaaagatttaaaaaaaaacaattttgggcataaaaaaaatctttaattttcAATCTATGTggcccatagctcagtggttagaggtCATGAGTTCGCATCTCACTGGGatctccactccccaagaggggttgcatcaggaagggcacctggcgttaaaaactgtgcccaacaaatatgagcgttcatctgagatgtcacgctgtggcgacccctaacgggacaagccgaaagaaacttactattgtttttattctatagtatctgaaaatgcGGTAAAATGCGCAGCTGGCGGCGATGCTTTCAAACTTAGCGAACATGAAAGCATCATAATATCGTTTTGCACTCAGTGGTTTTTGAATGTGAACTTTACGATTTAGGATAGGACCTTTTCACTTACAGTTCTAAGAAAAGAGAGGAGGTAACACTGTCAGACCCCTACCATATCATTCCTTGATTGAAGATCAACCCAAGAACATTCCCACTGACATCAAACTCAGAGTATGACGGCTTTTGGGAAGTgcagagggaaagaaaaaaaaaaagatgagtcaaATATGGGTCAAATCCTCACAGCGACTGTCAGGAGCCAGGTAGCAAATACAGACTTACAAATCCAGCCTCCAGGTCCCAGCACCAGCAGTAGTTGAGGAAACGAACCAGCATGGCCCTCAGAAAATCACCGATAAGCAGAGTGGCGTAGGTTGTCATGGTGTCAGAGATGATGAGGCGCACAAACTCCTGCAAAAGGCCGCGCACTTCGAAAGGTTTCATAACAGCCGAGGGATAGCTTAGCTTGTGCAAACACCGGGGATTAGTTCCGCATGCTGAGCGTACACAGTGGACCGACGGACCTGGCCCACCATGGTCTCCCAGCAGGGCCCCCGGGGCACGTCGGCAGGATCAACGGCAGTGCCATTTTCTGATTGCGTGCCGTTGGAAAAACTTGTTTCCCACCGTGTGATATTCAACTTGACTATTTGTTCCTCTTCGCGCTAAAACACGCATACAATTATGAGTTCACAGGTTATTCAAGTTCCCGCCACGTACGCTCACCGATCCGCACTTTGAGGTTGATCTCGTCCATGAGGGCAATGATGAAGGTGTAGAGGTTTCCCAAGAAGAGAGCGAAGATGCGCCCCAGCTGCCACTGCAGGGCGACTCGAGGGTGGTAGTTCTCCAGGGTGCTAATGATGTCAAACAGCATGGGGCAAAACATGCCCAGTAAGGACATGACCACATTTACCTGGGGGaaagggggttgggggtggggggtgacaTGTTAGAAGCAAGGACGCCATCTGGAGGTGGACAGCTGCGGTAgtgaattgaaaaataatgttctacagactgtaattcccggcctacagagcgcacctggttataagcgtcGGTACTCAGTTTAAAGCTAGCGTGgccctagcattagcacagccctagtgttagcgcggcgctagcgttaaactctttctgtgtaccgaggcttataaccaggtgcgctaatttctgtgtaccgaggcttataactaggtgcgctaacgctagcgccgtgctaacgctaaggTTAGCGCCGCATTatcgcataaaccacagggttgaaagcgtgtgaaaaaaaatcacggcttgtaggccagaaattacggtagattgtACAATAAAAGTACTGTATTATTGTACGGACATTCTTTTGGTCTCATCCTTACAGTTTGGATTTTTCTAGCATACTACTATTGATGATGGAGGGAACAAGTATCACCAAAAAAGTGTAATACCCAGATCAGAAATTCTGGCTTTAGTAAAATATTGATACTTAGTTTTGCATGATACTATAAAATGGTTTTAATTAAGCAATATGGTTATAATTTTTTGCAATGTGGCAGCTTGATCCACTGGATTCATAATTCATAGCCTCACTcatgaatgaaaacattcaGATATTATTATTGGATGACATATTATATATTACAATTGTGAATGTATACCCAATGCGACCATCATACAAATCATATGACAATAACTCATTCTCTCCAAAACTCACTCATTTGTACCTCATTCCTTTCCCACCAGGAATGGTTTTCCATTCCATCCAGGGCAAACTTTTGGGAGCGCCGCACGACAAAATAAATGAGGTACCCACTTCCGGCTAGGCAGCACAAGACCAGGAAATTGGCCAGCACGCGCAGGAAGCGGGTCAGATGGACGTTATCGTCCTTACAGCTCGCTTGCTCGTCCAAGATGGCTTCCTGGTGGGGGCCGCAGGAGGGATATTCGGGCGATGTTCATCTCTCATGACTATTACGTTAATGTCAGCGTCAAGTGCGACACGTCTGACCTTAAAGCTGGTGGTGATGGAGGCGAACTTATTATCCGCAGTTTCGGAGTTCCCTATCAGGTAGTCCCAACTTGTGAACATTTTCCAGCTGAAATGAAAGCTGTTGTCGTTTCCCACCCCGGTCTCGTTTGAATTACGGGCCATCCTTCCAGTGGAGATGACAGAATCATTATATTCAGTACTATACTGTAGTGGATGTAGAGTCGGAATAGAACTCACGTTCTAATGACCACCATGTAGCTGTAGGCCACCGTTCCTACGCCGACCAGGAAGTAAGACAGAGGCATACGAAACTTGAGCCAGCCAATAGCGCGCTGGTCATTGTAGTATCCATAGAAGAGGACGGAGTACTGCGCGTAACCCTGCGCAAGCACGTTTCGGtccatatgtacatatataaaaGGTAAATCTTATGATTCAGAGTTAAACTGACCCCAAAGTCCCACAAGACAGCAAAGTCCATGGCGCGCCCTTCCTCAGACCTCGGGACCGTCTTTCTGGTGATGCTGCCGTAGGGCTGCCCCATTAGCGCCTGAGTGACAAAAACACAACCAACGGCCCCCTGGAAAAGACACTCGAGCGCACGCAGGGAAACACGTCGAGAAACAAACCTCCGGCACCATGACCAGGCCAAAGGTCAAGCCGAAGGAGATCATGTTGACGCCGTACATCCACCTCAGGAAGATGAAGTAGGACGCAACAGAAGAGCCAAAGTGACCTGTGACGTGCGCATCGGGTTGACGCCTGCACGCAAACGTCCACTTCCGGGACGACAACGCAATGCAAACAACGCTGGGGGCTGCGAGACTTACTTTCAATCTCTTTGATTTTCATCTCCCATGGGATGCAGGCACTTTTGAAGTTTTCAAAGTCACGTTGAAACTTCATCCATTTCTAAAGgggaaatacacaaaaacaaagaaataaaagaaagcaGGTCCACTTTGGATCGTCACTAAATTATGCAACTTCGATAAGTATTTGCACTAggtatacagggagtccttggtctaGGACTGTGATCCGTTCCTAGAGtagcgacttaagtcggattccgccgTTAAAGTCCGAATTTacgtcaaaatattttgtataaaaaaacaaatacattgaaataaccaagatgatgtacttaacATTattgctgagaggtggatggagaagaagaaggagggggtgtgcttagctattgcgaaggaacctggtcttcaatcctctccatctcgacaagtatcaaagaacctcgttTTGGGATCACTGGATCCGACATAGGAGTGGAAACCTTCATCACGTtggctaa
Proteins encoded in this window:
- the tmc1 gene encoding transmembrane channel-like protein 1 isoform X2, producing MEKKKRGAQRERKKGNGKKKKHIGETAEELVGTTERDEQEKSRGKSDENESTKEIEEENKEKRARKKKKIREKMEEVKEDEDENVKRKKKQESTQKEERKDNICKREEKMEGDVAMMKKRKKTCETSSERETSEADGNEEEDSDEEALSLTAEELQELKEQVDDRKALIQNLRGKPWAMKNKIFALRESQEFVENYQGALGRGKGRRFYAYKLVMNKKWMKFQRDFENFKSACIPWEMKIKEIESHFGSSVASYFIFLRWMYGVNMISFGLTFGLVMVPEALMGQPYGSITRKTVPRSEEGRAMDFAVLWDFGGYAQYSVLFYGYYNDQRAIGWLKFRMPLSYFLVGVGTVAYSYMVVIRTMARNSNETGVGNDNSFHFSWKMFTSWDYLIGNSETADNKFASITTSFKEAILDEQASCKDDNVHLTRFLRVLANFLVLCCLAGSGYLIYFVVRRSQKFALDGMENHSWWERNEVNVVMSLLGMFCPMLFDIISTLENYHPRVALQWQLGRIFALFLGNLYTFIIALMDEINLKREEEQIVKLNITRWETSFSNGTQSENGTAVDPADVPRGPCWETMVGQEFVRLIISDTMTTYATLLIGDFLRAMLVRFLNYCWCWDLEAGFPSYSEFDVSGNVLGLIFNQGMIWMGAFYAPCLPALNLLRLHVSMYLQCWAVMCCDVPQERVFKASRSNNFYMAMLLVILFLSTLPAMYTIVTIPPSFDCGPFSGKSRMFDVIHEMLELDFPAWFGKVFSYASNPGLVLPFMLLMVLAIYYLQSTSKSHKEANVELKKKLQTQTEYNKQKNKQSALKAAADLEEATKDAEILKKTGNGKEKHKRCQKSHRGKNGPNSAASRGQVRPGRRTPAFGGHRHGNTEPSPHLPGFTQQSHQKIDTVPRLQRR
- the tmc1 gene encoding transmembrane channel-like protein 1 isoform X1; this translates as MEHTNVGVGNLSRHRQLSPLLDQPKNYKERGRAVRPGRVPSGARTSFPTSTAHIGLDTSTGDEGHIYTISGDDQGTKMEKKKRGAQRERKKGNGKKKKHIGETAEELVGTTERDEQEKSRGKSDENESTKEIEEENKEKRARKKKKIREKMEEVKEDEDENVKRKKKQESTQKEERKDNICKREEKMEGDVAMMKKRKKTCETSSERETSEADGNEEEDSDEEALSLTAEELQELKEQVDDRKALIQNLRGKPWAMKNKIFALRESQEFVENYQGALGRGKGRRFYAYKLVMNKKWMKFQRDFENFKSACIPWEMKIKEIESHFGSSVASYFIFLRWMYGVNMISFGLTFGLVMVPEALMGQPYGSITRKTVPRSEEGRAMDFAVLWDFGGYAQYSVLFYGYYNDQRAIGWLKFRMPLSYFLVGVGTVAYSYMVVIRTMARNSNETGVGNDNSFHFSWKMFTSWDYLIGNSETADNKFASITTSFKEAILDEQASCKDDNVHLTRFLRVLANFLVLCCLAGSGYLIYFVVRRSQKFALDGMENHSWWERNEVNVVMSLLGMFCPMLFDIISTLENYHPRVALQWQLGRIFALFLGNLYTFIIALMDEINLKREEEQIVKLNITRWETSFSNGTQSENGTAVDPADVPRGPCWETMVGQEFVRLIISDTMTTYATLLIGDFLRAMLVRFLNYCWCWDLEAGFPSYSEFDVSGNVLGLIFNQGMIWMGAFYAPCLPALNLLRLHVSMYLQCWAVMCCDVPQERVFKASRSNNFYMAMLLVILFLSTLPAMYTIVTIPPSFDCGPFSGKSRMFDVIHEMLELDFPAWFGKVFSYASNPGLVLPFMLLMVLAIYYLQSTSKSHKEANVELKKKLQTQTEYNKQKNKQSALKAAADLEEATKDAEILKKTGNGKEKHKRCQKSHRGKNGPNSAASRGQVRPGRRTPAFGGHRHGNTEPSPHLPGFTQQSHQKIDTVPRLQRR